ATGCAAAATTACCACCTGAGCCAATGGCCAACACATCATCGTCAGGTTCAATAATTTCTCCGCCTCCAGAGATGAGCAGCATCCCGGACGAGTCCATCACAATCATTAACGCTTCCAGCTTGCGTAGTACACGATCCTGCCGCCAGTCCTTAGCCAGTTCTACAGCAGCCCTTTGAAGATTGCCGTGATGTTCCTCCAGCTTATTTTCAAACTTTTCAAACAATGTGATAGCATCGGCCACCGAACCCGCAAATCCCGCAACGACCTGACCACGATACAATCTACGTACTTTTTTAGCCGTCTGCTTCATCACAACACTGTTGCCGAACGTTACCTGCCCATCACCCGCAATAGCTCCTTTGCCATTATGGCGTACAGCACAGATGGTGGTAGCATGAAAGGACATATCCATAACGCGCTCCTCCTTTTCCTTCATTCTTATGCCTGTACTTCTGTTGACATAACTCCCGTTTGGTTGATATAACCGCGCAAACTTTCCAACGCGCGATTTGCGAGAGCTTCATTCTTTTCCTTTTTGTTACGAATGCGTGTCTCCAGCTTTGGAAGAAGACCAAAGTTTGCATTCATCGGTTGGAAATGTTTGAAGTCAGCAGTTGTAATATATCGTGCCATACTGCCTAGTGTCGTTTCCGCAGGAAATACGAACATTTCCTGTCCACGTGCTGCTCGTGCTGCATTTATACCAGCCAGCAAACCTGAGGCCGCCGACTCCACATAACCCTCTACACCTGTCATTTGTCCGGCAAAGAACAGATTACTTCTTCCCTTGAACTGATAAGTTGGGTGAAGCTGTTGTGGAGAATTAATAAAGGTATTGCGATGCATCACACCGTAACGTACAAACTCTGCCTCTTCGAGTCCCGGAATCATTGAAAACACACGCTTTTGCTCCCCCCATTTGAGGTGAGTCTGGAAACCAACCAGATTATATAGCGTACCTGCAGCGTTGTCTTGTCGAAGCTGAACAACTGCATAGGGTAGTTCCCCTGTATGTGGATTTACAAGACCTACAGGTTTCATCGGTCCGAACAATGCCGTTTGTTTCCCGCGCTGCATCATCACTTCGATAGGCATACAGCCTTCGAAGTAGATTTCTTTTTCGAACTCCTTGACTTGTGCCACCTCAGCAGTAATTAAAGCCTCATAGAAAGCATCAAATTCCGCTTCGTTCATCGGACAATTTAAGTAAGCTGCTTCTCCTTTATCATAACGGGAAGCCAGATAGACCTTGCTCATATCGATGGAGTCCTTCTCTACAATCGGAGCTGCCGCATCGTAGAAATAAAAATACTCCTCTCCCATCAGCGTTTTGATCTGTTCTGACAAAGCTGGAGAAGTTAATGGTCCCGTGGCAACGACCACAATACCGTCCTCTGGGAGTTCCTGAAGTTCTTCATTAACGACTTCGATCAAAGGATGTTGATGAAGCGTATCTGTAATATGACCGGAAAATCCATCACGATCCACTGCCAATGCCCCACCAGCTGGAACAGCATGGAGATCTGCCGCACTCAGAACCAAAGAGTTTAGTATTCTCATTTCTTCCTTCAATACGCCTACTGCATTCGTCAGACCGTTCGCGCGCAAGGAATTACTACATACAAGTTCGGCAAATTTATCTGTATGATGTGCGGGCGTTTTTACAACCGGTCTCATTTCATATAATTTAACTGGCACTCCACGGCTTGCAATTTGCCAGGCAGCTTCGCTGCCCGCCAAACCTGCTCCGATGACCGTTACCTTTTGTAGTTCACTCACTTTTAAATCCCCCTGCTATCTTTGTTCTTAAGAAGTCTCTACACTCTCATCGCTCTCTTCCAGCATTTCGCTGTGATCGCAGACGGTGCAGTTGAGCTTCGTCCCCTGTTTAGTACGTTTTTCGACCATTAGGCCACTGCAACTTGGACAAGGCTTAATGGACGGTTTATCCCAGGATACAAAATCACATTCTGGATAGCGGTCACATCCGTAAAAGACACGTCCTTTTTTACTTCGTCGTTCGACGACATGTCCCTCACCGCATGTAGGACAATTCATCCCGATATCCTTGACAATTGGCTTGGTGTTACGGCAATCCGGGAAGGCAGAGCAAGCCAGGAATTTACCAAAACGACCCAGCTTATATACCATTTGACTGCCACACTTGTCACAGATGACGTCGGATACTTCATCCTTGATTTCAATTTCTTTCATTTCTTCTTCAGCCACTTCCAGACGCTTTTCGAATGACTCATAAAAGTCACTCAACACCTTGACCCAATCACCTTCGCCCTCTTCGACGTGGTCAAGATCACCTTCCATATTCGCAGTAAATTCTACATTCAGAATCTCTGGAAAAAATTCTTCCATCTGCTCAATGACCAACTCTCCCAGCTCGGTTGGGAAGAACTTCTTTTCCTCAATAGCGACGTAACCGCGCTTCTGAATGGTTTCCAGGGTCGGTGCATACGTACTCGGGCGTCCTATACCCAATTCCTCCAGTGTCTTCACCAGTCGTGCTTCCGTATAACGAGGAGGCGGTTGTGTAAAATGCTGCTTCGGTTCAACCGATTCCTTTTTCAGCTTATCGCCCGGCTGAAGTGGCGGCAACAGCTTATCTTCTTCGGTTTTACCGTCGTCATTCCCCTCCACATACACTTTCATGAAGCCTGGAAAGCGAACCTTCGAACCGGCTGCCCGGAATATCGTCTCGCCTGCTTCAATATCAACGGACAAAGTATCCATAATAGCGGAAGCCATCTGACTCGCCATAAAACGTTCCCATATCAGTTTGTACAATCGGAACTGGTCTCTACTCATAAAAGGCTTAACGGTTTCCGGATCACGCAAGGCGGAGGTTGGACGAATCGCTTCATGCGCATCCTGAGCATTAGCCGATTTTTTTGAATACTGACGAGGACTTTCAGGCACAAAATCTTCGCCATATTTTTGAATAATGACCTCTTTCGCTTCCTCTTGAGCCGAAGTAGCGATCCGTGTGGAATCCGTACGCATATACGTAATCAGACCCACAGTCCCTTCTTTACCTAAATCCACACCTTCATACAGCTGCTGCGCTACAGACATGGTTTTAGATGCCCGGAAGTTGAGCTTTCGAGCCGCCTCTTGCTGCAAGGAACTTGTTGTGAATGGAGGAGACGGATTGCGTAAACGCTCCTTCTCTTTCACATCGCGCACCTTGTAAGAC
This window of the Paenibacillus polymyxa genome carries:
- the trmFO gene encoding FADH(2)-oxidizing methylenetetrahydrofolate--tRNA-(uracil(54)-C(5))-methyltransferase TrmFO, with translation MSELQKVTVIGAGLAGSEAAWQIASRGVPVKLYEMRPVVKTPAHHTDKFAELVCSNSLRANGLTNAVGVLKEEMRILNSLVLSAADLHAVPAGGALAVDRDGFSGHITDTLHQHPLIEVVNEELQELPEDGIVVVATGPLTSPALSEQIKTLMGEEYFYFYDAAAPIVEKDSIDMSKVYLASRYDKGEAAYLNCPMNEAEFDAFYEALITAEVAQVKEFEKEIYFEGCMPIEVMMQRGKQTALFGPMKPVGLVNPHTGELPYAVVQLRQDNAAGTLYNLVGFQTHLKWGEQKRVFSMIPGLEEAEFVRYGVMHRNTFINSPQQLHPTYQFKGRSNLFFAGQMTGVEGYVESAASGLLAGINAARAARGQEMFVFPAETTLGSMARYITTADFKHFQPMNANFGLLPKLETRIRNKKEKNEALANRALESLRGYINQTGVMSTEVQA
- the hslV gene encoding ATP-dependent protease subunit HslV; this encodes MDMSFHATTICAVRHNGKGAIAGDGQVTFGNSVVMKQTAKKVRRLYRGQVVAGFAGSVADAITLFEKFENKLEEHHGNLQRAAVELAKDWRQDRVLRKLEALMIVMDSSGMLLISGGGEIIEPDDDVLAIGSGGNFALAAARAFKRHGSGMEAKDMAREALEVASEICVYTNSQIIVEEL
- the topA gene encoding type I DNA topoisomerase, producing MADSLVIVESPSKAKTIGKYLGSKYIVKASMGHIRDLPKSQIGVEVENDFNPKYITIRGKGSILKELKDARKKVKKVYLAADPDREGEAIAWHLAHALELDDTADCRVVFNEITKQAVKDAFKTPRKINMDLVNAQQARRILDRLVGYKISPLLWKKVKKGLSAGRVQSVAVKIILDRENEINEFVPEEYWTITAKLAIKDSTFEAKFHKLRGEKKELSSEADVQEVLEAIGKSSYKVRDVKEKERLRNPSPPFTTSSLQQEAARKLNFRASKTMSVAQQLYEGVDLGKEGTVGLITYMRTDSTRIATSAQEEAKEVIIQKYGEDFVPESPRQYSKKSANAQDAHEAIRPTSALRDPETVKPFMSRDQFRLYKLIWERFMASQMASAIMDTLSVDIEAGETIFRAAGSKVRFPGFMKVYVEGNDDGKTEEDKLLPPLQPGDKLKKESVEPKQHFTQPPPRYTEARLVKTLEELGIGRPSTYAPTLETIQKRGYVAIEEKKFFPTELGELVIEQMEEFFPEILNVEFTANMEGDLDHVEEGEGDWVKVLSDFYESFEKRLEVAEEEMKEIEIKDEVSDVICDKCGSQMVYKLGRFGKFLACSAFPDCRNTKPIVKDIGMNCPTCGEGHVVERRSKKGRVFYGCDRYPECDFVSWDKPSIKPCPSCSGLMVEKRTKQGTKLNCTVCDHSEMLEESDESVETS